A region of the Vigna unguiculata cultivar IT97K-499-35 chromosome 9, ASM411807v1, whole genome shotgun sequence genome:
TCGTATAGTTGGAACTACTGCTTTCAAACCTAATATTACTGTCACTTAACGATTCTATTTACCAAAACAGAAGAATACAACCACTTGAATTACCCATTTATGGTACCACATAATTAGTTTATAAGAGACTTCCCTACGTTTAAGATTTCTATATAAATTAAGAATTGTCGTGAAGAGATGAAACAACACACGACCAAACCTATTTTGTTAATTAGCTGTTTCTGTTGTTGCGTGTGTATTATTCATTGCTATCTCAGTCAAACCGAATCATCTCACTAAAGACGCGAAAATTGTCAACAAGTGTCCAATGTTCACAGAAAGGAATTGAGTTTGACACAAGCCAGCTTATTATTGTTGTTCAAACTTACATGTTATGATCCAAGggatataaaagtaaaataagaaaaaatagaacTCTCTTAGGGAGTTTTCGTTAGTTAACTTCGTTATTTTATTTCCAGAATTGGGTCAAACTTTCTCATCCACTAAACTCTtaccataaatatttatttatttatttatttacctcGATGAGTTAGAGGACgaaaaataacataagaaaAGTTAGGAGGTTGTTTCAGTAACTTGGTTCGTTTCCTGATATGCACCGACAGATTTTATTATGCATTTACCGATGATTCCATGTTTATTTCAAGTTCTTCCTTTTAACGTAGCCAAACCAACCAAGCTATTCCATCCGGAATATGTTCGTAATGACCAAACTGCCCCTAACTCCACCAACTATATTTCCACTTTTATTTTCCATGCTGCAAATACAACCTCCACCAACTTCTTCAACCCCAACCTCCACCTTGTGCATTAAAACCCCCACCCCTCTCACCTCCACAAACTCTATCTTACATTTCAGTTTTCTCTCTCATCACTCTGCAATCCTATGTCTCCAAACTTGTTATTTTCTTGTCTTGGATTTATGTTATAATACTTATGAATGTTCTGTTTTTGTGTTAAGTAAAATGGTTTCCCTAAATTTAGACACTGAAAGTAGCTTTGTTTTCGTCTTTTGATAAACCAAAGTAGCGTCCTTTTTTTCACGTTTCCTTCTTAGTGAACTGCCTAGAAGTTGGAACGTGAGTGATTAACTTTACAGCCcgcgagtttttttttttttttcctgggTACTTTTACAATGGATATATGGAAtagttggtgggttttgcaaATTATGCAGTTGCTgggtttttttagtttttgggtTTCATTTGCAAAGTTTAGGACTTTATTGTCAAGAGCTTTTGGTTATGGTCACAAAGCTATGAAGGGTGATTGCAGTGCTTGGATCTTTGTTTCCTCCAATGGGTTGGTCAAAGTTGGTTCTTTCCTATTCTTCCTCTTGGTCATTTCCTGGGCTTATTTATTTGCATTTCCCACTTCTCCCACAGTGATTAAGAGTTATGAGACTTCCAACGGTTCTTACTCACCTGTTCAGAGTCATGATATTCCCAACAGTTCTCACTCATCTATCCAGAGTCATGATATTCCCAACAGCTCTCACTCTTTTGCTCAGAGTTATGATGAGATTTTGAAATCCAATGTTTCAATGGACACATGCAATGTGTTTGAAGGAAGTTGGGTAAGGGATGATAGCAACCCTTTGTATGATGCTTCTCACTGCCCCTTTGCAGAAAGGGGTTTTAATTGCCTTGCTAATGGGAGAAAAGATAGAGGTTACACAAAATGGAGGTGGAAGCCTAAGAACTGTGAGATTCCAAAGTTTGATGCCCGTCGAATACTAGAACAACTTCGTGGGAAAAGGGTGGTTTTTGTTGGTGATTCGTTGAGTAGGACGCAATGGGAGTCCATGATATGTATGCTAATGACAGGAGTTGAGAATAAGAAGAGCGTCTACGAAATCAAAGGAAACAAGATCACAAAACAGATAAGGTTTTTAGGTGTAAGGTTTAGTACTTTTGATGTTAGAATTGATTTTTATCGATCGGTGTTCCTGGTGAAGCCTGGTTCTGTGCCTAGACATGCTCCTCAAAGGGTGAAGACTACGCTCAGATTGGATAAGATTGATGATATTAGCAACGAGTGGATTGATTCTGACTTTCTTATATTCAATTCAGGTCACTGGTGGACACGGACTAAGCTTTTTGACATGTGAGTGACTTCATTCTCCAAAGAGTGATAttatttgcatttttgtttAGATAGTacaaatacattttaatatctcgttttctatttctttttataatttactcCTCATCGGCATGctttatgatatatattttttactttattttgatcTTTGTATCCATAGAATGCATGTTTTACTGGAAATTTACAAATCTTACCTTCACAAGAATTACAAACGATAGGGAAATGGATCAGCTatggttttatttttaactgCACCTACTGCTGTCATAATCCAAGAGCTGAAAATCTgtcaacatatttattttaatatcttaacataaaaccaataaataaataaagagtgaTGATACACAAACACCCCATTTTCTACTATACACCTATCTAGCACAATAAAAtagcatttttatttaaaatataaaataatttgggATGAATAAAGTAGAAAAGTAAagatattagtatttttatttttaggtgTTAGAAAGGTACAAGAAAAATTGACAGGTGTGTGTATATGTAAAATTTTCCATGAATAAATAAGGGTGGGGATCCTCTGCAGTTTTTAGTCCAGAACATAGATGTGCCGGAATTTCACTGTTGGGTGTTCAAAAGATATTCAACTAGCA
Encoded here:
- the LOC114196263 gene encoding protein trichome berefringence-like 7; its protein translation is MDIWNSWWVLQIMQLLGFFSFWVSFAKFRTLLSRAFGYGHKAMKGDCSAWIFVSSNGLVKVGSFLFFLLVISWAYLFAFPTSPTVIKSYETSNGSYSPVQSHDIPNSSHSSIQSHDIPNSSHSFAQSYDEILKSNVSMDTCNVFEGSWVRDDSNPLYDASHCPFAERGFNCLANGRKDRGYTKWRWKPKNCEIPKFDARRILEQLRGKRVVFVGDSLSRTQWESMICMLMTGVENKKSVYEIKGNKITKQIRFLGVRFSTFDVRIDFYRSVFLVKPGSVPRHAPQRVKTTLRLDKIDDISNEWIDSDFLIFNSGHWWTRTKLFDMGWYFQVGNSLKLGMSINSAFKTALLSWASWVENAVNTNRTRVFFRTFESSHWSGQNHNSCKVSQKPWKRTNGKERSPISDMINKVVKNMSTGVTVLHVTPMTAYRSDGHVGTWSDKPSVPDCSHWCLPGVPDMWNEILLSYLLPKEEAN